Within Paenibacillus sp. RUD330, the genomic segment TTCATTTCGGCAAGCTTCTCGAAGCCTCGCAGAGCCGCAGCCGTCGAGGCGAATTTGGCCTTGTTGTTCGTGAAGTCGTCGGCGAAGGAAGGGGCGGCGGCCTGGACGTTGTAATAATCGGCCAGAAGAATGAGCTGCGCTGTCCAGCTGTCCTTGAAGGAGCCGATGACGGCTGTTTTTCCTGCCGCCTTGATCTTCTCGTTGTTCGCCTTCAATTCATCCCATGTCTTCGGAACGGACAGCCCGAGGTCGGCATAGACCTTTTTGTTGTACAGCCATGCGCCTGCCTGGGAGGAGCCGCTCGGGCCGGCGTAGACTTTGCCGTCTACGCTTACCGTCGGCTTGAAGGAATCCAGCACATTCGCCATGAACGGCTCGTTCGAGAGGTCCAGGAAGTATTTATCGGGCTGCAGGGATTTGAACAGGGATCCGGAGTTGTAGAAGTTGAGGTCATCCATCTCTCCGGACACAAGACGCGTCTTCACGAGGTTGTCGCCCTCGCCGCCGCCCGGACGCAGATCGAATTCGGTCTTGATGTTGTAGCGTTTCTCGATTTCGTCGGTGACGGCCTTGATGCCTTCGGTCGAAGTCTGGTTGTCGATGAGCAGCTTCAGCGTCACCGGCTTGTCGTACCGCTCGGAGCCGCCATCGGATGTATTCGAAGCGTTGCTGCCTGCTTTGTTTGCCCCCGATTCCGAATTGCTGCCGCATCCGGCCAGAAGTCCGGCGGCGACCGCCATGCCCGCCGCCATGGCAATCCATCGTTTGGAAGTGGTTTGCATCGTTGCTGTTTCCTCCTCTAATTTGTGTGCCGGCGCCATCGGCGCCATGACCGTTGGAGGGGACGGGAGCTTCTGTCGCCAGAACTCCGATCCCTTGCGAGTCCAATTGTAAGGGCTTGCATTGGAGAGGCGTAACGGCCGCATTCTTTAGCGATGTCCTCATTTTTCAGGTAAGGGGCCGATTCGCCGCTTGCATGCGGTCCGATCCAAACAAATCGGACAGTTCCGAAAAATGCGTCGCTTATGGAACGGAGGCAATGGCCTTATAATGGCTCTGCTGCAGGCGCCTTTCGGCCGCAGATGCTGGAAGGAGAAGCGTCGGCGCCAAATTTGGACAACGGGAGTGGATGAGCTTGACCCGGTTTCACGTATACGATCCAACCTGCGAATATCGGAGCAATCCTTTGGGCATCGGAGTGCAACAGCCCCGTCTGAGCTGGAAGCTCGAATCGGACCGCCGCGGAACCATGCAGACCGCATACTGCATCGAAGCCGCCTCCGAGAAGGACGGCTTCCACCGTCCGCTCTGGACTACCGGCATCCGCCGGAGCGGCGATTCGATCCAGGTTCCTTACGAAGGCCCGCCCCTCGCTTCCCGTCAGCGCGTGTATTACCGGATCAAGGCATGGGACAATTACGGCAGGGAGTCGGAGTGGAGCGAGGCGGCCTGGTGGGAGACGGGACTGCTGAGCGAGAGCGACTGGGAGGGGGCTTTCATCACTCCCGACGCAGCCGCGATCGATCCGAATGCGGAAGCGGCGTATATGCTTCGGCTGTCGTTCCAGGCGACGAACAGCATTGCAAGGGCGCGAGTGTATGCGACGGCAGCAGGCGTCTATGAGCTGTATTTGAACGGCGAGCGCGTATCCCGCGATCTGCTGGCGCCGGGCTGGACCAGCTATTCCCATCGGCTGCAATATCAGGCTCACGATGTGACCGGCCTGGTGCGGGAAGGCGGCAACGGCATCGGTGTATTGCTCGGCGACGGCTGGTACCGGAGCGGCATGGGCTTCGAGGGCAAAAACTTCAAGTACGGCGACAGGCGGGCCGCATTGGTCCAGCTCCATCTTCAGTTTGAAGACGGCACCGAAGAAATCGTGGCGAGCGGACCATCATGGAAAGCGGCGCTTGCGCCTATCCGCTACTCCTCCATCTATCATGGGGAGACGTACGACGCCCGTCTGGAGCTGGAGAGGTGGAGCGAGGCGGATTTCGAGGACAGCTCCTGGAGCGCGGCGGTCACGGTTGGCCTGCCGTTGAAGACGCTGGTCGCTCAGGAGAACTGGCCGACGAGGGTGACGGAGACGATCAAGCCGGTCTCCGCGTTCGTCACGCCTGCCGGAGACCATGTGCTGGACATGGGACAGAACATGGTCGGCCGCATGCGCATGACTGTCGAGGCGCCGGCCGGCGCGCGCATCGTACTGCGCCATGCCGAGGTGCTGGACCGCGACGGGAACATCTATTTCGGCAATTTGCGATCCGCGCGGCAGCAGGTGGAATACATCGCCAAAGGCTCCGGGCGGGAGGAGTATGCTCCGCATTTCACCTTCCAGGGATTCCGTTATGTTCAGGTGGAAGGGTATCCGGGACAAGAGGGCGGCCTGCCACTGGAGGCGTTTGCCGGCGAGGTCATGCATTCGGACATGCCCCGGACCGGGGAATTCGAATGCTCGGACGAGCGGCTCAACCGGCTGCAGAGCAACATTCAATGGGGGCAGCGGGGCAATTTCCTCGATGTGCCGACCGATTGCCCGCAGCGTGACGAGCGGCTCGGATGGACGGGAGACGCCCAAGTGTTCATCGGGACGGCGCTGTTCAATTATCAGGGAGGGCCATTCTTCACGAAGTGGCTGCGGGACTTGAAGGCGGAGCAGCTGCCGGACGGCGGCGTGCCGTTCGTCATTCCCGACACGGCCGACGGCTCCAGCTCGGCGGCTTGGGGCGACGCGGCCGTCATCTGTCCGTGGAAGGCATACCGGTATTATGGTGACACCCGCCTGCTGGCCGAGCAATATGGCAGCATGAAGGCTTGGGTCGAATACATCCGGGCGCAGGGCGATAGGGAAGAGCTGTGGAACACGGGCTTCCACTTTGGGGACTGGCTGGCGCTGGATGCCAAGGAAGACAGCTATGTCGGCGCGACTCCGCTGCCGCTCGTCGCGACGGCATGCTACGCCTACTCCGCAAGGCTTTTGTCGGAGGCGGCAGGGGTGCTCGGCTATGAAGAGGATGCCGCCGCTTACCGCAGGCTCCAGGCGCAGATCTCGCAGGCTTTCCGCGACGAATTCGTCACGCAGACAGGGCGGATCGCTGCGCCGACGCAGACGGCGCATGTGCTGGCGCTTGTGTTCGATCTGGTCGACGACAGCCTGAAGCCCCGCGTGGCGCAGGATCTGAATACGCTGATCGCGGACAACGGCTATCATCTGTCGACCGGCTTCATCGGCACGCCCTATCTCTGCTTCGCACTGTCCGAGAACGGCTACCATCAGACCGCCATCCGTCTTCTGATGCAGGAGAGCTACCCGGGCTGGCTGTATTCTGTTTCCAAAGGAGCGACGACAATCTGGGAGCACTGGGACAGCATCAAGCCGGACGGCTCGTTCTGGAGCGACGACATGAATTCGTTCAACCATTACGCCTATGGAGCGATCGGCGAGTGGATGTACCGCAAGCTGGCCGGCCTTGAGCCCGCTCATGACGTTGCTGCGTTCAAGCGGAGCCGGATCGCGCCGATGTTCGGGGCCAGGAAGCTGACCTATGCCAAAGCTGTCCACGAATCCAGCTACGGGCGACTCTCGGCCGGCTGGACCGTGGAGGGCGAAAAGGTGGAGGTGACGGCGGAGGTTCCGGCCAATACGGCTGCGGAAGTGTTTTTGCAAGGCGCTTCATTGGCTGTCCTGACGGAAGGCGGCCGCCCGTTCCGGGATGTCGAGGGCGTGCTCGAGGCTGTCGAGGACGGGAGCGGCGTCGCGCTGCAGGTCGGCTCCGGCTCGTACCGGTTCGCCTATCCGGGCGTAAATCTGTTCCGCATCCGGTATACCGAGGAGTCCCGCGTAGACGAAATCCTGCTGGACGAGGCAGCCGCGGCGATCATGGGAAATCATTTCAGGCAGCTGCTGGCAAGTCCCATGATCAACTTCATGAGCCGCTACACGCTGAAGCAGCTGACGGAGAACGCGATGTCCGGCGTGTCGCCGGAAATGGTGCGGGATCTTCTGGCCGATCTGTCCGGGATTTGAGCGGGATGGAGCATCGGCAGCGCGATTGGGACAGGCGGACAGGGCGGCGGCGTTGAAGGCAAGGATGAATGCTTAGGCAGGCGGAATGCTGGCTTAGAAGGTCAGGCCAACGCGTCGAAACGCGGGAAAGAGAGGCAGGCGGCATGCTGGAGCAGTTGAGGGCGAAGCCTTTCCACTTGACGGACAAGGATATCGAGTGGGTGCGGGAGACGATGTCGGAAATGACGACGGAAGAGAAGATCGGCCAGCTGTTCATAGTCGCCGAGATTCCGTTTTCTCCGGTGAAGCAAGATCTGATGAGCATCAAGCCCGGAGGGATTCATCTGTTCGCCATGGGACCGGAAGCGACCAAGCGCAGGCAAAGCTCCATGATCGGCAGCTATCAAAGCGAGAGCCGCATTCCTCTCCTTATATCAGGTGATCTGGAAAGCGGAGGGATCGGCGGCGCCTGCGACGGCACGAATCTGGCGATGAACATGCAGGTCGCGGCGACAGGAGACCCGGCGCTCGCGGAGGCGTTCGGAGCCGCGATCGCGGCTGAGGGCGCGGCGATGGGCTACAACTGGGTGTTCGGGCCTGTAGCCGACATCAACTACAATTTCCAGAATCCGATCGTCAACACGCGGGCTTTCGGCGACGCGCCCGATACGGTCGAGGCGTATGCCGTTCCGGCGCTGAAAGGCATCCAGGCGGATGGAGTTATGGCGGCCTGCGCCAAGCATTGGCCGGGCGACGGGATGGACGATAGAGACCAGCACAAGGTGCTCACGGTCAACAGCATGTCCATGGAAGCATGGAGGGGATCTTACGGCCGCGTATTCCGCGCGGCGGTCGAGGCAGGCGTCAAGACGGTGATGAGCGCGCACATCGCGCTGCCTGCTTACTTCGACGAGCTGGGCAATAAGGATATCCGGACCCGGCATACGCCGGGCTCGCTGTCCCGCGAGCTGAATGAAGACCTGCTGCGCCAGGAGCTGGGCTTCAACGGCCTCATCGTGTCGGATGCGACGAGCATGGTAGGTATGACAAGCTTCGGCCCGCGCAAGTCGATCGTCCCGCAATGCATCGCGGCCGGTGTCGACATGTTCCTGTTCAGCAGCGATATCGCGTACGACTACGCCGCGATGCTGCAAGGCTTGCAGGACGGCGTCCTCACGGAAGAGCGGCTGGACGAGGCCGTGGCGAGAATTCTCGGCCTGAAGACATCCCTGGGGCTGCATCGGCATCGGCAAGCCTTGCCGGGGGAGGAATTCCGGCTGGAAGCCGTTGGCTCCGCCGCCCACCTCGAGCTGGCCGGCGAGCTGGCCGCCCGGTCCGTGACGCTCGTGAAGGACACACAGCGGCTGCTGCCGATCTCGCCAGAGAAGCATAAGCGCGTTCTGCTGCTGTATTCGGCGGACGAGGAAGCCGTCTTCGCGGAGCGTGGCGATGGAGGCGCCGCTTTTGAGCGCATGCTTGCGAGTCGGGGCTTCGAGGTGGAGCGGGAGCATCATCCCCGTCATGAGGACAACGGCATCGACCTGGTGCTGTATCTCGTCCAGAAGTCGCCCAGCTTCATGGCGAGCTCGCTCCGGCTCACGCCGAAGGAAGCGGGAGGGCCGTTCGTCTGGTATCCGGCATCGGTGCCGACGCTGTTCGTGTCGCTCGGCAGCCCCTACATTCTGTATGAAATGCCGTCCATGCCGACGGTCGTCAATGCCTACAACGCTTCGGCCGCGGTGCAGGAGGCGGTATTGTCCTGCCTGCTCGGGCAGCGGCCTTTCCTCGGACGATCGCCGGTCGACGCCTTCTGCGGCCAGGAATGGGCAAGGCTGTAAGCGGGCCTTCCGAGCGTAAATGCGGCTGCGCAGGATCGGAATAGGTCTGCGGCGGCTATTGACGAAAGTTGTTTTCCGGAGCTAAGATGGATTCAACTGCACAGTCCGGATCAGAGCTCGCTCTCCGGCCGCTGCGAGGCGATGGAGTTCGCCGCAACCGCCCGAGGGCTGATGACTCCTACCAGCGATGCTTGCTGGTAGGAGTCTATTTTTTTGTCCTTATGCGGATTCAATCCAAAAGAGAAAGAAGGCGCAGCATGATCTATTTGCTGATGGGAATCGGAGGCATGCTGGGGGCGCTGCTGCGCTACAGCTTAGGCGAATGGATTGGAACCGGGGGAGTGGCGCTCTTCCCGCTGGGCACGCTGATCGTGAACTTTGCAGGATGCTTCGTGCTGGCCTTCTTCTATGCCGCTACGACGACCCGGTTCACCGTCCATCCGCATTTCCGCTCTTCATTTGGAACCGGATTTGTCGGCTCCTTCACGACCTTTTCGGCCTTTTCCCGGGAAATGACGGATCTGATGGGAGCAGGGCATCTCGGGAGCGCCGCCCTGTATGCGGCCGGCAGTCTGCTGGGAGGCTTTCTGGCGACGGCGGCTGGAGTGAGGCTGGGGACGCTCAAGCACAGGCAGACGGGAGAGGAGCGAGGCGCATGACATGGGTATATATCGGAATCGGAGGTTTTGCTGGAGCGGTCCTGCGTTTCGCGTTGGTCGAGCTTGTGCGCAGAAGGAGCTCGTCCGGCTTTCCTTACGGAACGCTGCTGGTCAATCTGTCCGGCTCGCTTCTGATCGGCCTGC encodes:
- a CDS encoding extracellular solute-binding protein, which translates into the protein MQTTSKRWIAMAAGMAVAAGLLAGCGSNSESGANKAGSNASNTSDGGSERYDKPVTLKLLIDNQTSTEGIKAVTDEIEKRYNIKTEFDLRPGGGEGDNLVKTRLVSGEMDDLNFYNSGSLFKSLQPDKYFLDLSNEPFMANVLDSFKPTVSVDGKVYAGPSGSSQAGAWLYNKKVYADLGLSVPKTWDELKANNEKIKAAGKTAVIGSFKDSWTAQLILLADYYNVQAAAPSFADDFTNNKAKFASTAAALRGFEKLAEMKPYLNKDYLSTTYDQALKMLVDGTGVQYPMLTFALSNIYANYPDQIGNIGVFAQPGDSADKNGLTVWMPAAISIYKESKNIEAAKKWLNFFVTPEAMALMATKAKPEGPYVVKGATLPDDAYQGVKDMLPYFDNNATAPALEFLSPLKGPNLPQIAVEAGAGMKSPEDSAKAYDKDVEKQAKQLGIGGW
- a CDS encoding alpha-L-rhamnosidase, with the translated sequence MSLTRFHVYDPTCEYRSNPLGIGVQQPRLSWKLESDRRGTMQTAYCIEAASEKDGFHRPLWTTGIRRSGDSIQVPYEGPPLASRQRVYYRIKAWDNYGRESEWSEAAWWETGLLSESDWEGAFITPDAAAIDPNAEAAYMLRLSFQATNSIARARVYATAAGVYELYLNGERVSRDLLAPGWTSYSHRLQYQAHDVTGLVREGGNGIGVLLGDGWYRSGMGFEGKNFKYGDRRAALVQLHLQFEDGTEEIVASGPSWKAALAPIRYSSIYHGETYDARLELERWSEADFEDSSWSAAVTVGLPLKTLVAQENWPTRVTETIKPVSAFVTPAGDHVLDMGQNMVGRMRMTVEAPAGARIVLRHAEVLDRDGNIYFGNLRSARQQVEYIAKGSGREEYAPHFTFQGFRYVQVEGYPGQEGGLPLEAFAGEVMHSDMPRTGEFECSDERLNRLQSNIQWGQRGNFLDVPTDCPQRDERLGWTGDAQVFIGTALFNYQGGPFFTKWLRDLKAEQLPDGGVPFVIPDTADGSSSAAWGDAAVICPWKAYRYYGDTRLLAEQYGSMKAWVEYIRAQGDREELWNTGFHFGDWLALDAKEDSYVGATPLPLVATACYAYSARLLSEAAGVLGYEEDAAAYRRLQAQISQAFRDEFVTQTGRIAAPTQTAHVLALVFDLVDDSLKPRVAQDLNTLIADNGYHLSTGFIGTPYLCFALSENGYHQTAIRLLMQESYPGWLYSVSKGATTIWEHWDSIKPDGSFWSDDMNSFNHYAYGAIGEWMYRKLAGLEPAHDVAAFKRSRIAPMFGARKLTYAKAVHESSYGRLSAGWTVEGEKVEVTAEVPANTAAEVFLQGASLAVLTEGGRPFRDVEGVLEAVEDGSGVALQVGSGSYRFAYPGVNLFRIRYTEESRVDEILLDEAAAAIMGNHFRQLLASPMINFMSRYTLKQLTENAMSGVSPEMVRDLLADLSGI
- a CDS encoding glycoside hydrolase family 3 N-terminal domain-containing protein — its product is MLEQLRAKPFHLTDKDIEWVRETMSEMTTEEKIGQLFIVAEIPFSPVKQDLMSIKPGGIHLFAMGPEATKRRQSSMIGSYQSESRIPLLISGDLESGGIGGACDGTNLAMNMQVAATGDPALAEAFGAAIAAEGAAMGYNWVFGPVADINYNFQNPIVNTRAFGDAPDTVEAYAVPALKGIQADGVMAACAKHWPGDGMDDRDQHKVLTVNSMSMEAWRGSYGRVFRAAVEAGVKTVMSAHIALPAYFDELGNKDIRTRHTPGSLSRELNEDLLRQELGFNGLIVSDATSMVGMTSFGPRKSIVPQCIAAGVDMFLFSSDIAYDYAAMLQGLQDGVLTEERLDEAVARILGLKTSLGLHRHRQALPGEEFRLEAVGSAAHLELAGELAARSVTLVKDTQRLLPISPEKHKRVLLLYSADEEAVFAERGDGGAAFERMLASRGFEVEREHHPRHEDNGIDLVLYLVQKSPSFMASSLRLTPKEAGGPFVWYPASVPTLFVSLGSPYILYEMPSMPTVVNAYNASAAVQEAVLSCLLGQRPFLGRSPVDAFCGQEWARL
- the crcB gene encoding fluoride efflux transporter CrcB; its protein translation is MIYLLMGIGGMLGALLRYSLGEWIGTGGVALFPLGTLIVNFAGCFVLAFFYAATTTRFTVHPHFRSSFGTGFVGSFTTFSAFSREMTDLMGAGHLGSAALYAAGSLLGGFLATAAGVRLGTLKHRQTGEERGA